From a region of the Candidatus Azobacteroides pseudotrichonymphae genomovar. CFP2 genome:
- the rpsB gene encoding 30S ribosomal protein S2, whose amino-acid sequence MLRVSFEQLLEAGVHFGHLKRKWNPAMAPYIFMERKGIHIIDLHKTILKIDEASSAIKQIIRSGRKILFVATKKQAKQVVADKVSFVGMPYVTEHWAGGMLTNFPTIRKAIQKMTVIDRMAHDGTFDLLSKRERLQITRQRAKLEKNLGSIADLKRLPSALFVVDVMKERIAVSEAKRLDIPVFAIVDTNSNPNGIDFIIPANDDATSSIEVILNAICDAIIEGKEERMMDTSINNENKEKTVSVFRKRTKIEGRSKKDSLS is encoded by the coding sequence ATGTTAAGAGTTTCGTTCGAGCAGCTATTGGAGGCGGGGGTACATTTCGGACACTTAAAAAGGAAATGGAATCCGGCAATGGCTCCTTACATTTTCATGGAACGTAAGGGTATCCATATTATTGATTTGCATAAGACTATTTTAAAAATAGATGAAGCGTCATCGGCTATTAAGCAAATTATCAGATCTGGACGTAAAATATTGTTTGTAGCTACTAAAAAACAAGCAAAGCAAGTAGTTGCTGATAAAGTATCCTTTGTAGGAATGCCTTATGTTACTGAACATTGGGCCGGTGGTATGTTAACTAATTTTCCTACGATTCGCAAAGCTATTCAGAAAATGACAGTTATTGATAGAATGGCTCATGATGGGACGTTTGACCTTTTATCTAAAAGAGAAAGATTGCAGATTACTCGTCAGCGTGCTAAACTGGAAAAAAATTTGGGTTCGATCGCGGATTTAAAACGTTTGCCTTCTGCATTGTTTGTGGTAGATGTAATGAAAGAGCGTATTGCTGTTTCAGAGGCTAAACGTTTAGATATCCCTGTATTTGCAATAGTAGATACTAACTCTAATCCTAATGGTATAGATTTTATTATTCCAGCTAATGATGATGCCACTAGTTCCATAGAGGTGATTTTAAATGCTATTTGTGATGCAATTATTGAGGGAAAAGAAGAAAGGATGATGGATACTTCTATAAATAATGAAAACAAGGAAAAGACGGTTTCTGTTTTTCGTAAAAGAACGAAAATAGAAGGTAGAAGTAAGAAGGATTCTTTAAGTTGA
- the tsf gene encoding translation elongation factor Ts, with translation MAVTKLDVQYLRKMTGAGVMDCRNALREAEGNYDKAVEVIRKKGKVIASKRESREASEGCVLASSKQGFASIVAVKCETDFVAKGEDFVDMVRKILSVTLENKPRTIEDLNDLFIDGRRICEWITERSGISGEKMELGIYEYLEAPYTVAYVHPGNKLAVIVGFNQVIVKTQVARDVAMQIAAMNPISVDKNSIPAKIVEREEKIAREKAIEQGKPEAILDRIVNGALNKYYKEYTLLLQNFVKDPKITIDDYLKGQSRDLTVIEFRRINLNME, from the coding sequence ATGGCAGTTACAAAGTTAGATGTTCAATATCTGAGAAAAATGACTGGAGCAGGTGTAATGGATTGTAGAAATGCACTTAGAGAAGCGGAAGGTAATTACGATAAGGCAGTGGAGGTAATTCGTAAAAAGGGTAAAGTAATAGCTTCTAAACGTGAAAGCCGTGAAGCTTCTGAAGGTTGTGTTCTTGCTTCTTCGAAGCAAGGTTTTGCTTCTATTGTAGCTGTGAAGTGTGAGACAGATTTTGTAGCGAAGGGAGAGGATTTTGTTGATATGGTGAGAAAGATTCTAAGTGTGACCTTAGAAAATAAACCTAGAACTATAGAAGATTTGAATGATCTATTTATAGATGGACGTAGAATTTGCGAATGGATAACGGAGCGTAGTGGAATAAGTGGTGAAAAAATGGAATTGGGGATTTATGAATATTTAGAGGCTCCTTATACAGTAGCGTACGTTCATCCTGGTAATAAATTAGCTGTTATTGTTGGGTTCAACCAAGTAATAGTAAAGACTCAAGTAGCTAGAGATGTAGCCATGCAAATAGCAGCTATGAATCCTATAAGTGTAGATAAGAATTCTATTCCAGCAAAGATTGTAGAAAGAGAAGAGAAAATAGCTCGCGAAAAAGCAATAGAACAAGGTAAACCTGAAGCAATTTTGGATCGGATAGTAAATGGGGCTTTAAATAAATATTATAAAGAGTATACGTTGCTGTTGCAAAATTTTGTGAAAGATCCAAAAATTACTATCGATGATTATCTAAAAGGGCAAAGTAGAGATTTGACTGTTATTGAGTTTCGGCGTATTAATCTGAATATGGAATGA
- a CDS encoding co-chaperone GroES translates to MNIKPLADRVLVKPAAAEEKTVGGIIIPDSAKEKPLKGEVIAVGNGSKDEQMVLKKGDEILYGKYSGTEIELDGMQYLIMRQSDVLAII, encoded by the coding sequence ATTAATATTAAGCCATTAGCAGATAGAGTATTGGTAAAGCCTGCTGCTGCTGAAGAAAAAACAGTTGGAGGAATTATTATTCCTGATTCTGCAAAAGAAAAACCGTTAAAAGGTGAGGTAATCGCAGTAGGTAATGGTTCTAAGGACGAACAAATGGTTCTAAAAAAGGGAGATGAAATTCTTTATGGTAAATATTCCGGAACAGAGATAGAATTGGACGGAATGCAATATTTGATTATGCGTCAGTCTGATGTATTAGCTATTATTTAA
- the groL gene encoding chaperonin GroEL (60 kDa chaperone family; promotes refolding of misfolded polypeptides especially under stressful conditions; forms two stacked rings of heptamers to form a barrel-shaped 14mer; ends can be capped by GroES; misfolded proteins enter the barrel where they are refolded when GroES binds) gives MAKDIKFNLDARDLLKKGVDELADAVKVTLGPKGRNVIIDKKFGAPQITKDGVTVAKEIELSDHFQNMGAQLVKEVASKTNDNAGDGTTTATVLAQSIINVGMKNVAAGANPMDLKRGIDKAVAKVVESLKKQSRAVGDDFGKIENVAKISANGDETIGSLIAEAMKKVKKEGVITIEESKGIETYVDVVEGMQFDRGYISSYFVTNTDKMEADLENPYILIHDKKISVLKDILPILEKTIQTGRPMLIIAEDIESEALATLVVNRLRGSLKVCAVKAPGFGDRRKEMLEDIAVLTGGVVISEEKGLKLEGVTIDMLGTAEKVTISKDNTVIVNGAGEKSAISARVSQIKTQIEKTTSDYDSEKLQERLAKLAGGVAVLYVGAPSEVEMKEKKDRVDDALSATRAAIEEGTVPGGGVAYVRAISILEGFKGINEDETTGIEIVKRAIEEPLRQIVENAGKEGAVIAQRVKEEKDDFGYNARTGIYEDLYVAGVIDPTKVARVALENAASIAGMLLTTECVITEVKEENPAPAMPPMGGGGMM, from the coding sequence ATGGCAAAAGATATCAAATTTAACCTCGATGCTCGTGACTTGCTTAAAAAGGGGGTTGATGAGTTGGCAGATGCAGTGAAAGTGACTTTAGGTCCTAAGGGACGAAATGTAATTATCGACAAAAAATTTGGTGCTCCTCAAATCACAAAAGATGGAGTGACTGTGGCAAAGGAAATAGAACTTTCAGACCATTTTCAGAATATGGGTGCTCAATTAGTAAAAGAAGTTGCTTCCAAGACTAATGATAATGCGGGTGATGGTACAACCACAGCTACTGTTTTGGCACAGTCTATCATTAATGTAGGAATGAAGAATGTGGCTGCTGGTGCAAATCCAATGGATTTGAAGCGTGGTATTGATAAAGCTGTTGCTAAAGTAGTAGAATCGTTAAAAAAGCAATCACGGGCTGTTGGGGATGATTTTGGTAAAATCGAAAATGTAGCTAAAATATCTGCTAATGGAGATGAGACTATTGGTTCTTTGATTGCTGAAGCTATGAAAAAAGTAAAAAAGGAAGGCGTTATTACTATAGAAGAATCTAAAGGTATTGAGACTTATGTGGACGTGGTGGAAGGTATGCAGTTTGATCGTGGTTATATTTCATCTTATTTTGTAACTAACACGGATAAAATGGAAGCTGATTTGGAGAATCCTTATATTCTTATTCATGATAAGAAGATCTCTGTATTGAAAGATATTCTTCCAATTTTGGAGAAGACCATTCAAACAGGCCGTCCAATGTTGATTATAGCAGAAGATATTGAGTCGGAAGCTTTGGCTACTTTAGTTGTTAATCGTTTGCGTGGTTCTTTGAAAGTTTGCGCAGTGAAAGCTCCGGGCTTCGGTGATCGTCGAAAGGAAATGTTAGAGGATATTGCAGTTTTGACTGGTGGAGTGGTAATCTCTGAAGAAAAGGGCTTAAAACTGGAAGGCGTGACTATCGATATGCTAGGCACTGCTGAAAAAGTTACTATAAGTAAAGATAATACGGTAATTGTAAATGGAGCGGGTGAAAAGAGTGCCATTTCTGCTCGTGTAAGCCAAATAAAAACACAAATAGAAAAGACGACTTCTGATTATGACAGTGAAAAATTGCAAGAGCGTTTGGCTAAGTTGGCAGGTGGGGTTGCTGTGCTTTATGTAGGTGCTCCTTCGGAAGTAGAGATGAAAGAAAAGAAAGATCGTGTAGATGATGCGTTGAGTGCAACCCGTGCGGCTATAGAAGAAGGAACTGTACCAGGTGGTGGAGTTGCTTATGTACGTGCTATTTCTATTTTGGAAGGATTTAAAGGTATAAATGAAGATGAAACTACGGGGATAGAGATTGTAAAGCGTGCTATTGAAGAACCTCTTCGCCAAATTGTTGAGAATGCGGGGAAGGAAGGGGCTGTTATTGCTCAAAGGGTTAAAGAAGAAAAAGATGATTTTGGGTATAATGCACGTACCGGTATATATGAAGATTTATATGTTGCAGGTGTAATTGACCCAACAAAAGTAGCCCGAGTAGCTTTGGAAAACGCTGCTTCTATCGCTGGGATGCTTTTAACTACTGAATGCGTAATTACTGAAGTAAAAGAGGAAAATCCTGCTCCTGCAATGCCCCCAATGGGAGGTGGAGGAATGATGTAA
- the efp gene encoding elongation factor P, which produces MATTADFKSGMCLNLEGRYYYIVEFLHVKPGKGPAFVRTKLKSVTTGRVIEKTFNAGVKIDEVRIERRLYLFLYQDDMIYHFMQNETFEQVFVERNNIVGVDFLKEGDMVEIVVHADSETILFAEIPIHAVLTVIYTEPGIKGDTATNATKLATIETGASIRVPLFINKGDKIKVDTRNGSYVERVK; this is translated from the coding sequence ATGGCAACTACAGCTGATTTTAAAAGTGGTATGTGTCTTAATTTGGAAGGTCGATACTATTATATAGTAGAGTTTTTGCATGTGAAACCAGGTAAAGGTCCAGCCTTTGTGCGTACAAAACTTAAAAGTGTGACTACTGGCCGGGTAATTGAAAAAACGTTTAATGCTGGGGTAAAAATAGATGAAGTTCGGATAGAACGTCGTTTATATCTGTTTCTTTATCAGGATGATATGATTTATCATTTTATGCAAAATGAGACATTCGAACAAGTATTTGTTGAACGAAATAATATTGTGGGTGTAGATTTTTTGAAGGAAGGTGATATGGTAGAAATAGTTGTCCATGCAGATTCTGAGACTATTTTATTCGCAGAGATTCCTATTCATGCAGTTTTGACAGTTATTTATACTGAACCAGGTATTAAGGGAGATACGGCTACTAATGCGACTAAACTTGCTACAATAGAAACTGGAGCTTCCATACGTGTCCCCCTTTTCATTAATAAAGGAGATAAAATAAAAGTAGATACACGCAATGGTTCTTATGTAGAAAGGGTAAAATAG
- a CDS encoding glycosyltransferase family protein, which yields MKFLFIIQGEGRGHLMQSIALKDILNKNGHKVVSALIGKSKRRELPDFFTKRINVPIEYFNSPNFLPSTKHKKANILSSTIYNLFKLPTYFISIYFIRNKIKRLNVDVVINFYEIIVGLTYAIFPIKTPYVSIAHQYLLLHPEYKFPSGNKLELTLLRFFTQLTCIKSSVLFALSIKKRKNPPKSRIIIVPPLLREEIFQCFPTKCDYLHGYILNDNLANEIIEYQKKYPYVHLHFFWDKKNTPKKTIINKFLTFHTLNDKLFIKYMTRCKAYATTAGFESICEAMYLGKPILMVPTHIEQSCNAYEAFLAGAGIISNYFDLKKLIDYIPKHKENIEFRIWVQHSEKYWTKELDKFTSTLQREK from the coding sequence ATGAAATTTCTTTTTATAATTCAAGGAGAAGGTAGAGGACACCTAATGCAATCTATAGCCTTAAAAGACATATTAAATAAAAATGGACATAAAGTAGTTTCTGCACTCATAGGAAAAAGCAAACGTAGAGAATTGCCAGATTTCTTTACAAAAAGAATAAATGTTCCAATAGAATATTTTAATAGCCCTAATTTTTTACCAAGTACGAAACATAAAAAAGCAAATATTCTATCCAGTACAATTTATAACCTATTCAAATTACCTACTTACTTTATAAGTATCTATTTCATTCGCAATAAAATTAAAAGATTAAATGTGGATGTTGTAATCAATTTCTACGAAATAATAGTTGGTTTAACCTATGCTATATTTCCTATTAAGACTCCTTATGTAAGTATAGCTCATCAATATCTTTTATTACACCCCGAATATAAATTCCCATCAGGGAACAAATTAGAATTAACATTGTTAAGATTTTTCACTCAACTCACTTGTATAAAATCATCCGTCCTATTCGCACTATCTATAAAAAAAAGAAAAAATCCACCAAAAAGCCGGATTATCATTGTTCCTCCCTTATTAAGAGAAGAAATATTCCAATGCTTTCCAACAAAATGCGATTATTTACACGGTTATATACTAAACGACAACCTTGCCAATGAAATTATTGAATATCAGAAAAAATATCCCTACGTACATCTACATTTTTTTTGGGATAAAAAAAATACCCCTAAAAAAACTATTATAAACAAGTTTTTAACTTTTCACACTTTAAACGACAAATTATTTATCAAATATATGACAAGATGTAAGGCTTATGCTACTACTGCCGGTTTTGAATCTATTTGTGAAGCCATGTATCTAGGCAAACCCATATTAATGGTACCTACCCATATAGAACAATCTTGTAATGCCTATGAGGCATTCCTTGCAGGAGCAGGAATAATATCCAATTATTTTGATCTAAAAAAACTAATAGACTACATCCCAAAACACAAAGAAAATATTGAATTCCGCATTTGGGTACAACATTCAGAAAAATATTGGACAAAAGAATTAGACAAATTTACATCCACCTTGCAAAGGGAAAAATAA
- a CDS encoding tetratricopeptide repeat protein has protein sequence MGKETETNNFFSTKKEVSDFFLKTGWFLGKYFKRIFIIMVVIIVIVVSSIIFYESYLISREKSAEIAFFSGQNYFSNQQWGIALNGDSTNYIGFLGIIEEFRGTKSANLAKAYAGICQYQLGNYKESLKILKSYSNKDQLFASQIIGAIGDCEVNLGNIKEGIVFFQKAAIKACSSSLSPIYLKKAAIAYESLKDYKSALEIYKTIKINYPQFLETNAIEKNIERAKAKL, from the coding sequence ATGGGAAAAGAAACGGAGACTAACAATTTTTTTAGTACAAAGAAGGAGGTCAGTGATTTTTTTTTAAAAACAGGTTGGTTTTTAGGAAAATATTTCAAACGAATTTTTATAATTATGGTAGTAATTATTGTAATTGTAGTGAGTTCTATTATTTTTTATGAGAGCTACCTTATTTCTCGTGAGAAGAGTGCGGAAATTGCTTTTTTCTCTGGTCAGAACTATTTTAGCAATCAACAATGGGGAATTGCTTTGAATGGAGATAGTACTAATTACATTGGTTTTTTAGGTATAATAGAAGAGTTTAGAGGAACTAAATCTGCTAACTTGGCAAAAGCTTATGCAGGAATTTGCCAATATCAACTGGGGAATTATAAAGAATCTCTTAAAATTTTAAAGAGTTATAGTAATAAAGACCAGTTATTTGCTTCACAAATAATTGGAGCTATTGGTGATTGCGAAGTTAATTTGGGCAATATAAAAGAAGGAATCGTTTTTTTTCAAAAAGCAGCAATTAAAGCTTGTAGCTCATCGTTAAGTCCTATTTATCTAAAAAAAGCTGCTATTGCTTATGAAAGTTTGAAAGATTATAAATCAGCTTTAGAGATTTATAAAACTATTAAGATTAATTACCCCCAATTTTTAGAAACTAATGCTATTGAAAAAAATATTGAGAGGGCAAAAGCAAAGCTTTGA
- the rfbD gene encoding dTDP-4-dehydrorhamnose reductase → MTKTVLVTGAKGQLGCELTKVFTQHSEFNFIPTDIDTLDLTNKKEVIHFVKKHKIDYIINCAAYTAVDKAEEEIDLCYLINRDAVKNIVEAAARGKAKIIHISTNYVFDGVKNTPYIETDITNPQSVYGKSKLEGENTLMKNCPESIIIRTSWLYSIYGYNFVKKILRLIKEKSEINVVCDQIGTPTFAPDLANTILVLITFLKKTKNFHSGIFHYSNEGIVSWFDFAKKILQLSETKNCKIRPITTEQYPIRAKRPFYSALNKKKIKKAFDIVIPNWEVSLKKCINLLTNKS, encoded by the coding sequence ATGACAAAAACTGTTCTAGTCACAGGAGCAAAAGGACAATTGGGATGCGAACTGACAAAAGTATTTACTCAACATTCTGAATTTAACTTTATTCCAACTGACATTGATACATTAGATTTAACAAATAAAAAAGAGGTTATTCATTTTGTAAAAAAACACAAAATAGACTACATCATTAACTGTGCTGCCTACACTGCCGTAGATAAAGCAGAAGAAGAAATAGATTTGTGCTATTTAATCAACCGTGATGCAGTAAAAAACATAGTAGAGGCAGCAGCCAGAGGAAAAGCAAAAATTATCCATATTTCTACTAATTACGTATTTGATGGTGTAAAAAATACTCCCTACATAGAAACAGATATTACCAATCCACAATCAGTTTATGGAAAAAGTAAACTTGAAGGGGAAAATACTCTAATGAAAAATTGTCCAGAAAGCATAATTATAAGAACTTCCTGGCTATATTCTATTTACGGATACAATTTTGTAAAAAAAATACTCCGTTTAATAAAAGAAAAATCAGAAATAAACGTCGTTTGCGATCAAATAGGAACACCCACTTTTGCACCTGACTTAGCAAATACTATCCTAGTACTCATTACTTTTTTAAAAAAAACAAAAAATTTCCACTCAGGTATCTTTCACTATAGTAATGAAGGTATTGTCTCATGGTTCGACTTTGCAAAGAAAATCTTACAACTTTCTGAAACGAAAAATTGTAAAATACGTCCAATTACAACAGAACAATATCCTATTCGAGCAAAACGTCCATTTTACAGTGCCTTAAACAAAAAGAAAATAAAAAAAGCTTTTGATATTGTAATCCCTAATTGGGAAGTAAGCTTGAAAAAGTGCATTAACTTACTTACTAACAAATCATGA
- a CDS encoding phosphoribosylglycinamide formyltransferase, translated as MKRIVLLASGYGSNVENIICYFANNRNLEFPLILSNKKDAYVHKRAMLLNIPSYTINKSGFENGQALRLLKEFKIDFIVLAGFLLRVPENLLRAYPNKIINIHPSLLPKFGGRGMYGLNVHKAVVENKETESGITIHYVNENYDEGKIIFQAKCEVSPTDSSEDIAAKVHALEYEHFPKIIEQITRDIP; from the coding sequence ATGAAAAGAATTGTTTTATTAGCTTCTGGATATGGCTCCAATGTAGAAAATATTATTTGTTATTTCGCTAACAACAGAAATTTAGAGTTTCCACTTATATTAAGCAATAAAAAAGATGCTTATGTACACAAAAGGGCAATGTTGTTAAATATTCCTTCTTATACAATTAATAAATCTGGTTTTGAAAACGGTCAAGCACTCCGATTGTTGAAGGAATTTAAGATTGATTTCATTGTTCTGGCAGGTTTTTTATTAAGAGTTCCCGAAAATCTTTTGAGAGCTTATCCAAATAAAATCATCAATATTCATCCTTCCCTGCTTCCAAAATTTGGAGGGAGAGGGATGTATGGTTTAAATGTACATAAAGCAGTTGTGGAAAATAAAGAAACAGAATCAGGAATTACCATTCATTATGTTAATGAAAATTATGATGAAGGGAAAATTATTTTTCAAGCTAAATGTGAAGTCTCCCCTACGGATTCATCAGAGGATATTGCTGCGAAAGTTCATGCGTTAGAATATGAACATTTTCCTAAAATAATAGAACAGATAACGCGAGATATCCCATGA
- the rbfA gene encoding 30S ribosome-binding factor RbfA, which yields MGKRKLQKIERLVQKEINELFRLQTQQMRQLTIISVTTVRISSDLSVAKIFLSIYPSDKIGKITQSIEQGKSAIRYNLGLRIGKQIRHIPKLAFFVDNSFEYVENINHLLGFNGGI from the coding sequence ATGGGGAAAAGAAAATTACAAAAAATAGAACGTCTTGTACAAAAAGAAATTAATGAATTATTTCGCTTACAAACTCAACAAATGAGACAATTGACTATAATATCGGTAACAACGGTAAGGATAAGTTCAGATTTGAGTGTAGCAAAAATTTTTTTAAGTATCTACCCGTCTGATAAAATCGGAAAAATTACGCAAAGTATCGAACAAGGTAAAAGTGCTATTCGATACAATTTAGGATTACGTATTGGTAAACAAATCAGACATATACCTAAATTAGCTTTTTTTGTAGACAATTCTTTTGAATATGTAGAGAACATAAATCACTTACTTGGTTTCAATGGAGGAATATGA